The Streptomyces sp. NBC_01197 genome window below encodes:
- a CDS encoding ribonuclease Z, translating into MSVREFVVLGTASQVPTRHRNHNGYLLRWDGQGILFDPGEGTQRQMLHAGVAAHDIDRICVTHFHGDHSLGLAGVIQRINLDQVPHPVTAHYPASGQHFFDRLRYSTAYRESVALVQAPATGDGGVLARTPAYALEAVRLSHPVESYGYRLTEPDGRRMLPEKLTEHGVSGPGIGRLQREGVLDGVTLDQVSEVRRGQRFAFVMDTRLCDGVHRLAVGCDLLVIESTFLDDDARLAADHGHLTAGQAGRIAQDAGVRHLVLTHFSQRYPDPAEFGRQARAAGFDGELTIAEDLMRVPVPTRHVTA; encoded by the coding sequence TTGTCCGTACGAGAGTTCGTGGTCCTCGGCACCGCCAGCCAGGTCCCCACCCGGCACCGCAACCACAACGGCTATCTGCTGCGCTGGGACGGCCAGGGCATCCTCTTCGACCCCGGCGAGGGCACCCAGCGCCAGATGCTGCACGCCGGGGTGGCCGCGCACGACATCGACCGGATCTGCGTCACGCACTTCCACGGGGACCACTCGCTGGGCCTGGCCGGGGTGATCCAGCGGATCAACCTGGACCAGGTCCCGCACCCGGTCACCGCGCACTACCCGGCGAGCGGGCAGCACTTCTTCGACCGGCTGCGGTACTCCACCGCCTACCGCGAGTCCGTCGCCCTGGTGCAGGCCCCGGCCACCGGCGACGGAGGCGTCCTGGCGCGGACACCCGCGTACGCCCTGGAGGCGGTCAGGCTCTCGCACCCCGTCGAGTCGTACGGCTACCGGCTGACCGAGCCCGACGGGCGCCGGATGCTCCCGGAGAAGCTCACCGAGCACGGTGTGTCAGGCCCCGGCATCGGACGGCTCCAGCGGGAGGGCGTGCTCGACGGGGTCACCCTCGACCAGGTCAGCGAGGTACGGCGCGGCCAGCGCTTCGCCTTCGTCATGGACACCCGGCTCTGCGACGGGGTCCACCGGCTCGCCGTCGGCTGCGACCTGCTGGTCATCGAGTCGACCTTCCTCGACGACGACGCGCGGCTGGCGGCCGACCACGGCCATCTGACCGCAGGACAGGCGGGCCGGATCGCGCAGGACGCCGGTGTACGGCACCTCGTCCTGACGCACTTCTCGCAGCGGTACCCCGACCCCGCGGAGTTCGGCAGACAGGCCCGCGCCGCGGGCTTCGACGGTGAACTCACCATCGCCGAGGACCTGATGCGGGTACCGGTCCCCACCCGGCACGTCACCGCCTGA
- the dnaJ gene encoding molecular chaperone DnaJ, translating to MATDYYAVLGVRRDASQDEIKKAFRRLARELHPDVNPDPKTQERFKEINAAYEVLSDPQKKQVYDLGGDPLSQAGGGGAGGFGQGGFGNFSDIMDAFFGTASQRGPRSRTRRGQDAMIRLEIDLNESAFGTTKDIQVDTAVVCTTCSGEGAAPGTSAQTCDMCRGRGEVSQVTRSFLGQVMTSRPCPQCQGFGTVVPTPCPECAGDGRIRSRRTLTVKIPAGVDNGTRIQLAGEGEVGPGGGPAGDLYVEIHELPHAVFQRRGDDLHCTVTVPMTAAALGTKVPLETLDALEEVDIRPGTQSGQSIPMHQRGITHLRGGGRGDLIVHVEVLTPTKMDAEQERLLREFAKLRGEERPTGQFQPGQQGLFSRLKDAFNGR from the coding sequence GTGGCCACGGACTATTACGCCGTTCTCGGCGTGCGCCGCGACGCTTCCCAGGACGAGATCAAGAAGGCATTCCGGCGATTGGCGCGTGAGCTCCACCCGGACGTCAATCCCGATCCCAAGACGCAGGAACGCTTCAAGGAGATCAACGCCGCCTACGAGGTGCTGTCGGACCCGCAGAAGAAGCAGGTCTACGACCTCGGCGGCGACCCGCTCTCGCAGGCGGGCGGCGGCGGAGCCGGCGGCTTCGGCCAGGGCGGCTTCGGCAACTTCTCGGACATCATGGACGCCTTCTTCGGTACGGCGTCCCAGCGCGGGCCGAGGTCGCGCACGCGGCGCGGCCAGGACGCGATGATCCGGCTGGAGATCGACCTCAACGAGTCGGCCTTCGGCACCACGAAGGACATCCAGGTCGACACCGCTGTGGTCTGCACGACCTGCAGCGGCGAGGGCGCCGCCCCCGGCACCTCGGCCCAGACCTGCGACATGTGCCGCGGCCGCGGTGAGGTCTCGCAGGTCACCCGGTCCTTCCTGGGCCAGGTCATGACCTCGCGGCCCTGCCCGCAGTGCCAGGGCTTCGGTACGGTCGTACCGACCCCGTGCCCCGAGTGCGCGGGCGACGGGCGCATCCGCTCCCGTCGCACGCTGACGGTGAAGATCCCGGCCGGTGTCGACAACGGCACCCGGATCCAGCTCGCGGGCGAGGGCGAGGTCGGCCCCGGCGGCGGCCCCGCCGGCGACCTGTACGTCGAGATCCACGAACTGCCGCACGCGGTATTCCAGCGGCGGGGCGACGATCTGCACTGCACGGTGACGGTCCCCATGACGGCGGCCGCACTCGGTACGAAGGTGCCGCTGGAGACGCTGGACGCGCTGGAGGAGGTCGACATCCGGCCGGGCACGCAGTCCGGTCAGTCGATCCCGATGCACCAGCGCGGCATCACGCATCTGCGCGGCGGCGGCCGCGGCGACCTGATCGTGCATGTCGAGGTGCTCACCCCGACGAAGATGGACGCCGAACAGGAGCGGCTGCTGCGGGAGTTCGCCAAGCTGCGCGGCGAGGAACGCCCGACCGGCCAGTTCCAGCCGGGGCAGCAGGGCTTGTTCTCGCGGTTGAAGGACGCGTTCAACGGGCGGTAG
- a CDS encoding 16S rRNA (uracil(1498)-N(3))-methyltransferase, whose protein sequence is MTAPVFVVDTAGGLDTVTPGGRFVLDGPEGRHAVSVKRLRAGEEVVLTDGAGRWARCVVLAAEGKDRLEVRVDACADDPPPVPRITVVQALPKGDRGEVAVETMTETGVDVIVPWQASRCITQWRGDRGAKSLAKWRSTARESGKQSRRPRFPEITDALSTKQVAALLADADLAGVLHEDQEYGSEPLAAAELPARGDIVLVVGPEGGVSPEELAAFTAAGAGVYRLGRSVLRTSTAGTAAGALLLARTGRWG, encoded by the coding sequence ATGACGGCCCCGGTATTCGTCGTCGACACGGCCGGCGGCCTGGACACGGTGACCCCCGGTGGCAGATTCGTCCTGGACGGCCCCGAGGGCCGGCACGCGGTGTCCGTGAAGCGGCTGCGGGCGGGCGAGGAGGTCGTACTGACCGACGGCGCAGGCCGCTGGGCGCGGTGCGTGGTCCTGGCGGCCGAGGGCAAGGACCGGCTGGAGGTCCGGGTGGACGCGTGTGCCGACGATCCGCCGCCCGTGCCCCGGATCACCGTCGTGCAGGCGCTGCCCAAGGGCGACCGCGGTGAGGTCGCCGTCGAGACCATGACCGAGACCGGCGTCGATGTGATCGTGCCGTGGCAGGCGTCGCGCTGCATCACCCAGTGGCGCGGCGACCGGGGCGCCAAGTCCCTGGCCAAGTGGCGCAGTACGGCACGCGAGTCGGGCAAGCAGTCCCGGCGTCCCCGCTTCCCCGAGATCACCGATGCGCTGAGCACCAAGCAGGTCGCCGCACTCCTCGCGGACGCCGACCTGGCCGGGGTGCTGCACGAGGACCAGGAGTACGGCAGCGAGCCACTGGCCGCGGCCGAACTCCCCGCGCGGGGCGACATCGTGCTGGTCGTCGGCCCCGAAGGGGGAGTGTCGCCGGAGGAGCTCGCGGCGTTCACGGCGGCCGGGGCCGGGGTGTACCGGCTGGGGCGCAGTGTGCTGCGCACCTCAACGGCGGGGACGGCCGCGGGAGCGCTGCTGCTGGCCCGGACGGGCCGCTGGGGCTGA
- a CDS encoding ATP-binding protein yields the protein MAALTEPDALPEPEPGALAERLAATRLVTLTGPGGIGKSRLAARLGQEPPCTGTPVHRVDLSGCPDAALVPYMVATALHTAPEPGTDPVRAVLDLLTHSRALLVLDTCEHVLTGCAYLVGRLHDSCPGLRILTTSRKPLDVPGEHLVEVPPLPRERAAGLLQEQAVSYGVELPDYWAGRLAGRLDGDPLSTLLAARSLRLMTAQQLYGSLCAPGGRFTVLTDGPGAPARHRTLLGAVEWSHELCSRAERLLWARLSAFTGEFTAEQVRTVFPDGSSLASLVSSSVVLARSDGTYRLPLAHREYGQLRLAGLGDAIG from the coding sequence ATGGCTGCCCTGACCGAACCGGACGCCCTCCCCGAGCCGGAGCCCGGCGCGCTCGCCGAACGCCTTGCCGCCACCCGCCTCGTGACCCTCACAGGCCCCGGCGGCATCGGCAAGTCACGGCTGGCCGCCAGACTCGGCCAGGAACCCCCGTGCACCGGCACGCCCGTGCACCGGGTCGACCTCTCCGGCTGTCCGGACGCGGCGCTGGTCCCGTACATGGTGGCCACCGCGCTGCACACCGCGCCCGAACCCGGCACCGACCCGGTACGCGCGGTGCTCGACCTGCTCACCCACAGCCGGGCGCTGCTCGTCCTGGACACCTGCGAACACGTGCTGACCGGCTGCGCCTACCTCGTCGGCCGGCTGCACGACAGCTGCCCCGGGCTCCGGATCCTGACCACCAGCCGCAAACCGCTCGACGTACCGGGCGAACACCTGGTGGAGGTCCCTCCGCTGCCCCGCGAACGGGCCGCCGGGCTGCTCCAGGAGCAAGCCGTCTCGTACGGGGTCGAGTTGCCCGACTACTGGGCCGGGCGACTGGCCGGCCGGCTCGACGGCGATCCGCTCTCCACCCTGCTCGCCGCCCGGAGCCTGCGGCTGATGACCGCGCAGCAGCTGTACGGATCGCTCTGCGCGCCCGGCGGGCGGTTCACCGTCCTCACCGACGGCCCCGGCGCCCCTGCCAGGCACCGCACACTCCTTGGGGCCGTCGAGTGGAGCCACGAGCTGTGCAGCAGGGCCGAACGGCTGCTCTGGGCACGGCTGTCGGCGTTCACCGGCGAGTTCACCGCGGAGCAGGTCCGCACCGTCTTTCCCGACGGATCCTCGCTCGCGTCCCTGGTGAGCTCGTCGGTGGTGCTCGCCCGGAGCGACGGGACCTACCGGCTGCCGCTGGCGCACAGGGAGTACGGACAACTCAGGCTCGCCGGGCTGGGCGACGCCATAGGGTGA
- a CDS encoding nitronate monooxygenase: MSSALADLCRYPIVQAPMAGGASGPQLAAAVSEAGGLGFLAAGYKTADGMYEEIKQLRGLTSLPFGVNLFMPQSEHPDPAAVEVYSHQLAGESTWYETPLGDVHGSSDDGYEAKLAILLDDPVPVVSFTFGCPSRDVLDAFDRVDTFTIVTVTTAEEAQTAQWCGADAVCVQGIEAGGHQGTHRDDPQNDGTGIGVLSLITQVRETVQLPVLATGGLMRGSQIAAVLAAGAEAAQLGTAFLVCPESGANRLHKQALTNPLFVRTDLTRAFSGRPARGLVNRFMREHGPYAPAAYPQVHYLTAGLRKAAAGVGDAQGMALWAGQGHRLARELPAGQLIEVLVAEVDAARALLAEGGAS; encoded by the coding sequence ATGTCCTCCGCACTCGCCGATCTCTGCCGATATCCGATCGTGCAGGCACCCATGGCGGGCGGTGCTTCGGGCCCGCAGCTCGCCGCAGCCGTCTCCGAGGCCGGTGGTCTCGGTTTCCTCGCCGCCGGGTACAAGACCGCGGACGGCATGTACGAGGAGATCAAGCAGCTGCGCGGGCTGACCTCCCTGCCCTTCGGCGTGAACCTTTTCATGCCGCAGTCCGAGCACCCCGATCCGGCCGCCGTCGAGGTCTACAGCCATCAGCTCGCCGGTGAGTCCACCTGGTACGAGACGCCACTCGGCGACGTCCACGGCAGCTCGGATGACGGGTACGAGGCCAAGCTCGCCATCCTGCTCGACGACCCCGTCCCGGTGGTCTCCTTCACCTTTGGCTGTCCCTCCCGCGATGTGCTCGACGCCTTCGACCGGGTCGACACCTTCACCATCGTCACCGTCACCACCGCCGAGGAGGCGCAGACCGCCCAGTGGTGCGGCGCCGACGCGGTCTGTGTGCAGGGCATCGAGGCGGGCGGCCACCAGGGCACACACCGCGACGACCCGCAGAACGACGGCACGGGCATCGGTGTGCTGTCGCTCATCACGCAGGTACGGGAGACCGTGCAGCTGCCGGTCCTCGCGACCGGCGGTCTGATGCGCGGCTCGCAGATCGCGGCGGTGCTCGCGGCGGGCGCGGAGGCGGCGCAGCTCGGTACGGCCTTCCTGGTGTGCCCGGAGTCCGGGGCGAACAGGCTGCACAAGCAGGCCCTGACCAACCCGCTCTTCGTCCGCACCGACCTCACCCGCGCGTTCAGCGGGCGCCCGGCGCGCGGCCTCGTCAACCGGTTCATGCGCGAGCACGGTCCGTACGCCCCAGCCGCCTACCCGCAGGTGCACTACCTCACGGCCGGACTGCGCAAAGCCGCGGCCGGGGTGGGGGACGCCCAGGGCATGGCGCTCTGGGCCGGCCAGGGCCACCGGCTCGCCCGTGAGCTGCCAGCCGGTCAGCTGATCGAGGTGCTTGTCGCCGAAGTGGACGCGGCCCGCGCGCTGTTGGCCGAAGGCGGTGCGTCATGA
- a CDS encoding S41 family peptidase, with translation MKQPSYLRFPHVQGDLIAFTAEDDVWLAPLDGGRAWRVSADNSPVNHPRISPDGRWVAWTSTRDGAPEVHLAPAEGGPSRRLTYWGDARTAVRGWTPDGEVLAISTHGQSSLRRSWARAVPVDGGPARTLPYGPVGSLAYGPDQRVLLLSATMGREAASWKRYRGGTAGKLWTGVTGGDFARLHTDIDGNIECPLWVGDRVAFLSDHEGVGALYSSLPDGSELRRHTPTDGFYARHAATDGTRVVYMAAGELWILDDLEGAEPRRIDVRLGGQRADLQPHSVRAGHHIGTASPDRTGRGSAVESRGAVHWVTHREGPVRALAAEPGVRARLPRTFRADGAEQVVWVTDAEGEDALECAPATGAAPAAAPRRLAQGRVGRVLGLAAAPDGSRFAVAAHDGRVLVVERESGDVHEVDRSEDGDVSGLVFSPDSSWLAWSHPGPEPLRQLKLAHLADLSVAEATPLRFRDFDPAFTTDGKHLAFLSERAFDPIYDAHVFDLAFIGTCRPHLLTLAAATPSPFGPQRHGRATERDKDADEHDAPTALPVTRIDLEGLADRIVPLPVEAGSYSTLRAARDGLLWLRHPLRGVLGTSGATPDAPWPHTVLERYDLEKLRDEEIAPDVDHFEVSGDGKRLVLHMDGKLRVVPSDSRVAKPGADEDTDSNISVDLSRIRRILDPAAEWRQMYDEAGRIMRDNFWRPDMSGVDWDGVLDRYRPVLARVATHDDLVDLLWEVQGELGTSHAYVTPPGGWRDDTTRQGLLGADISRTEDGSWRIDRVLPSETSDPAARSPLAAPGVAVRAGDTVLAVDGQPVDPLTGPAPLLTGSAGKPVELTVSPADGGDPRHVVVVPTGDEEALRYHAWVTDRRAYVHERSGGRLGYLHVPDMVGSGWAQLHRDLRVEVAREGLVVDVRENRGGHTSQLVVEKLARRIVGWDLPRGMRPSSYPEDAPRGPVVAVANEFSGSDGDIVNAAIKALEIGPVVGTRTWGGVVGIDSRYRLVDGTLVTQPKYAFWLEGYGWGVENHGVDPDVEVVMAPQDHAAGRDPQLDEAIRIALAALEENPAKTPPGLPG, from the coding sequence GTGAAGCAGCCTTCCTATCTCCGGTTTCCGCATGTCCAGGGCGATCTGATCGCTTTCACCGCAGAGGACGACGTCTGGCTGGCCCCGCTCGACGGCGGCCGCGCCTGGCGGGTCAGCGCCGACAACAGCCCCGTCAACCATCCCCGGATATCTCCCGACGGCCGCTGGGTCGCCTGGACCTCCACCAGGGACGGGGCGCCCGAAGTGCATCTCGCCCCGGCCGAAGGAGGCCCCTCCAGGCGTCTGACGTACTGGGGCGACGCACGGACCGCCGTCCGCGGCTGGACTCCGGACGGTGAGGTGCTCGCCATCAGCACCCACGGCCAGAGCTCGCTGCGGCGCAGCTGGGCGCGGGCCGTTCCGGTCGACGGCGGCCCGGCGCGGACCCTGCCGTACGGGCCGGTGGGCTCTCTCGCGTACGGGCCGGACCAGCGGGTGCTGCTCCTCTCGGCGACGATGGGCCGCGAAGCCGCCAGCTGGAAGCGGTACCGGGGCGGCACAGCGGGCAAGCTGTGGACCGGTGTGACCGGCGGCGACTTCGCAAGGCTGCACACCGACATCGACGGGAACATCGAGTGCCCGCTGTGGGTGGGCGACCGGGTGGCCTTCCTCTCCGACCACGAAGGCGTCGGGGCGCTCTACTCCTCGCTCCCGGACGGCTCGGAGCTGCGCAGGCACACCCCGACCGACGGGTTCTACGCACGCCACGCGGCCACCGACGGCACCCGGGTCGTCTACATGGCGGCCGGTGAACTGTGGATCCTCGACGACCTCGAAGGCGCCGAGCCCCGCCGGATCGACGTCCGGCTCGGCGGCCAGCGCGCCGACCTCCAGCCCCACTCGGTGCGCGCCGGGCACCACATCGGCACCGCGTCCCCGGACCGTACCGGCCGCGGCAGCGCCGTCGAGTCACGCGGCGCCGTGCACTGGGTCACCCACCGGGAGGGCCCGGTACGCGCGCTGGCCGCCGAGCCGGGCGTACGGGCGAGGCTGCCTCGCACCTTCCGGGCCGACGGCGCCGAGCAGGTCGTCTGGGTCACCGACGCGGAGGGCGAGGACGCCCTGGAGTGCGCGCCCGCGACCGGCGCCGCCCCCGCGGCCGCCCCGCGCCGCCTGGCCCAGGGCCGCGTCGGCCGGGTGCTCGGGCTCGCCGCGGCCCCGGACGGCAGCCGGTTCGCGGTCGCCGCGCACGACGGGCGGGTGCTGGTCGTCGAGCGCGAGTCCGGCGATGTGCACGAGGTGGATCGCAGCGAGGACGGCGACGTCTCGGGCCTGGTCTTCTCGCCCGACTCCTCCTGGCTGGCCTGGTCGCACCCCGGCCCCGAGCCGCTGCGCCAGCTCAAACTCGCGCACCTCGCCGACCTCTCCGTCGCCGAGGCGACCCCGCTGCGCTTCCGGGACTTCGACCCGGCCTTCACCACCGACGGCAAGCACCTCGCCTTCCTCTCCGAGCGCGCCTTCGACCCGATCTACGACGCGCACGTCTTCGACCTGGCGTTCATCGGCACCTGCCGTCCTCACCTGCTGACACTCGCTGCGGCCACACCGTCGCCGTTCGGCCCGCAGCGGCACGGCCGGGCGACCGAGCGGGACAAGGACGCCGACGAGCACGACGCACCGACCGCGCTGCCCGTCACCCGTATCGACCTCGAAGGTCTCGCCGACCGCATCGTGCCGCTGCCCGTCGAGGCCGGCAGCTACTCGACGCTGCGCGCCGCCAGGGACGGACTGCTCTGGCTGCGTCACCCGCTGCGCGGTGTCCTCGGCACGTCAGGGGCCACCCCCGACGCGCCCTGGCCGCACACCGTCCTTGAGCGGTACGACCTGGAGAAGCTGCGCGACGAGGAAATCGCCCCGGACGTCGACCACTTCGAGGTCAGCGGTGACGGCAAGCGGCTCGTACTGCACATGGACGGCAAGCTGCGCGTCGTCCCGTCGGACAGCCGGGTGGCCAAACCCGGCGCGGACGAGGACACCGACAGCAACATCTCCGTCGACCTCTCCCGTATCCGCCGGATCCTCGACCCGGCAGCCGAGTGGCGGCAGATGTACGACGAGGCCGGACGCATCATGCGGGACAACTTCTGGCGTCCCGACATGTCAGGCGTCGACTGGGACGGGGTCCTGGACCGCTACCGGCCGGTGCTCGCCCGGGTCGCGACCCATGACGACCTGGTCGACCTGCTCTGGGAGGTGCAGGGCGAGCTGGGCACCTCGCACGCCTATGTGACACCGCCCGGCGGCTGGCGCGACGACACCACCCGGCAGGGGCTGCTCGGCGCCGACATCTCCCGCACGGAAGACGGCAGTTGGCGCATCGACCGGGTCCTTCCTTCGGAGACCTCCGACCCCGCGGCGCGCTCCCCGCTCGCCGCGCCCGGCGTGGCCGTCCGCGCGGGGGACACCGTCCTGGCCGTCGACGGCCAGCCGGTCGACCCGCTCACCGGGCCCGCCCCGCTGCTCACCGGCTCGGCGGGCAAGCCCGTCGAGCTCACCGTCTCGCCCGCCGACGGGGGCGATCCGCGCCATGTCGTGGTCGTACCCACAGGTGACGAGGAGGCGCTGCGCTACCACGCGTGGGTGACCGACCGCCGGGCTTACGTCCACGAGCGGTCCGGCGGCCGTCTCGGCTATCTGCACGTCCCCGACATGGTCGGCTCGGGCTGGGCACAGCTCCACCGAGACCTGCGGGTCGAGGTGGCCAGGGAGGGCCTGGTCGTGGACGTACGGGAGAACCGCGGCGGCCACACCTCGCAGCTGGTGGTGGAGAAGCTGGCCCGCCGCATCGTGGGCTGGGACCTGCCGCGGGGGATGCGGCCCTCCAGCTACCCGGAGGACGCCCCGCGCGGTCCTGTGGTGGCGGTCGCCAACGAGTTCTCCGGCTCGGACGGCGACATCGTGAACGCGGCGATCAAGGCCCTGGAAATCGGGCCCGTGGTCGGCACCCGCACCTGGGGCGGCGTCGTCGGCATCGACAGCAGGTACCGACTGGTCGACGGCACCCTGGTGACCCAGCCCAAGTACGCCTTCTGGCTGGAGGGTTACGGCTGGGGCGTGGAGAACCACGGGGTCGACCCGGATGTCGAGGTGGTCATGGCGCCGCAGGACCACGCGGCGGGCCGGGACCCGCAGCTGGACGAGGCGATCAGGATCGCGCTCGCCGCGCTGGAGGAGAACCCGGCGAAGACGCCGCCCGGCCTGCCGGGCTGA
- a CDS encoding histidine triad nucleotide-binding protein translates to MAGEPQTDCLFCKIVSGDIPATLVRETDTTVAFRDINPQAPTHVLVIPKAHYPDAAALAAAEPQIAADVLREAAEVAAGDKVDGTGYRIVFNTGSGAGQTVFHAHAHVLGGRGLNWPPG, encoded by the coding sequence ATGGCGGGAGAGCCGCAGACCGACTGCCTGTTCTGCAAGATCGTCTCGGGGGACATCCCGGCGACCCTCGTCCGGGAGACCGACACCACCGTCGCCTTCCGTGACATAAACCCGCAGGCGCCCACGCACGTCCTCGTGATCCCCAAGGCGCACTACCCGGACGCGGCCGCCCTCGCGGCGGCCGAACCGCAGATCGCCGCGGACGTGCTGCGCGAGGCGGCCGAGGTCGCCGCCGGGGACAAGGTCGACGGGACCGGGTACCGGATCGTCTTCAACACCGGATCGGGCGCCGGCCAGACCGTCTTCCACGCGCACGCCCACGTGCTGGGCGGCCGCGGGCTCAACTGGCCGCCCGGATAG